A single Pedobacter sp. PACM 27299 DNA region contains:
- a CDS encoding sacsin N-terminal ATP-binding-like domain-containing protein, which yields MKSFVSSNFPHRFMDLQQKVTTLYKLSLTTPSTGFSTIAEAELYLQQAYEGRFLFELIQNVRDANKAVDKDGEVLILLENDLLTIANTGAEFNEQGIEAITTIGRSGKQSQDLIGFKGIGFKSVQAISEVPKITTRFGSVLFDRSRTAKDYPGIDEEDLPLFYCPHFDTETLSEAELASGIVTKVALKLKRGISEEDIVKSFERIQVKELVMLGNINNVEFRSPKKQITYLIDKKAGSPLMTVTKDGTPYRFKIYSPPERIQLPQEAIGTLSKKERKLFQDDPSVELKIVMELNEKKQVKLMDNTKLYLFYPLEIVSGFRFIIHSYFIVDPERKSLRASSVNEHILKAIGGYLAGDLLKAISTTKTNITRILTFKRQPDEQLQVLYDHFVENLKNKKFIYDEVTKTYYTLEQVIIADGFDRDLFPDGKLNGRQLVYIEDQVTLKWLLDEFDAYYLEFSKIAKEIEGECKKQAKARNASFFQNLYNYVTAHEELNLTGKKVLLTDQWKLVSSEEDVLYGGNKKSIKLSPEIKRKIHFIHPDINITDFREGRSRTGIVEYSTYQLTRRLLKLMAPDGALNAAILNDLSRLELDNKSWVEIQEKIVLPVKDREKWLSPIYHPVYLESADLRHLYPDGKFVDETVFKDYTAQPDQVFDFLKLCGAWNIPAVYVSSKGIYTSRNDEREKKLVQLSGLSTTPFTLNNDRLLDIPVKLNDWFTAAIFNNWGRYQEFIGADYLSRIQFSNSSSYWRNVPKELTLVYSGFLKYLKSAAWISFKGEEEFYRPTDITGIDQKDFFKPQNQVIKRYLKVFPVAFAHKKVMLDLLGMRHLDGDTLENYTGLLKAVYDRYRDKDTDNKEFADFYNRLLNKLFDFYYFSKGEAVDTALLAKQWFLAVDEVKNTTYWKRGSEIFYIDDRPNYDILPFSIKQVVQPQFTLSNKQTFGKIAAKIGTKFSDSITRQLLHTDASTTSNLLDYFEELPQSIAILEYMIDKVLDKELELIKNTIVKERASIRINVSVAISPPIPIETDYFVDRQANYELHIKSDLFTSRNKVMAEAINALFVEVTSREPRRYRLELYRFLNSKHRSEYLHECEITEERLQEIREKLSSSTLTGRQKFWDAVLSAKSINDREAIFNQTKIDLPRLALLLETNTDTISEFSSAFQFRETSKADNLGPLKKLLHAIRLSLPQLNAHIYPKLDFRYLFDAELSRLKNKFENGFNANIHRYLKDKKRSEQQTYLAKLDEYPSQLKVNCLVDLLIDDPEEHFLQLLHTHYDYLPLSRKDIRASYARFNLNPLYLRQLNQFKLELKAAKIPCTEEQVNTFKDTLKWGSLFYFEQTTYLVQTFKVWLAGQQTKPEPRPDAATDDLLAELDIREDEIIEDVTTESVPLPEGHGGSGKGTGSHYDGAANDAQKQKIGLAAELVAYQLLAKANTGLKWVSKNASRAPKNHPGYNPQGDDKYGYDIEYLDSDGNKYFVEVKGRGAHNDSFEITKYEVQKAYEVKDLYQVILITHTQDSQKRRIRNLGNLFILDKGKDFFANDKFTAIYKSFEIRFNQV from the coding sequence TTGAAATCATTTGTATCTTCAAACTTTCCTCATCGCTTCATGGATCTTCAACAAAAAGTCACAACGCTTTATAAATTATCATTAACAACACCCAGCACTGGTTTTTCGACTATCGCTGAGGCAGAACTTTATTTACAGCAAGCTTACGAGGGGCGGTTTCTTTTCGAACTGATCCAAAATGTCCGAGATGCCAACAAGGCTGTTGATAAAGACGGAGAAGTACTTATCCTGCTTGAAAACGACCTTCTGACGATAGCGAATACTGGTGCAGAATTTAATGAACAGGGGATCGAGGCGATCACGACTATCGGGCGAAGCGGTAAGCAAAGTCAAGATCTAATTGGTTTCAAGGGGATCGGCTTTAAGTCTGTCCAGGCTATCAGCGAGGTTCCCAAGATCACTACGAGGTTTGGCTCGGTACTTTTCGACCGTTCGCGAACCGCAAAGGATTACCCGGGGATCGACGAAGAAGACCTTCCCCTTTTTTATTGCCCGCACTTTGACACCGAAACGCTTAGCGAGGCCGAATTGGCCAGTGGTATCGTTACCAAGGTCGCGCTTAAACTCAAACGGGGTATTTCGGAAGAAGATATCGTGAAGTCTTTTGAACGGATACAGGTCAAGGAACTGGTCATGCTCGGTAATATCAACAACGTCGAGTTCCGTTCACCCAAAAAGCAGATCACCTATCTCATAGACAAAAAAGCGGGTTCACCGCTCATGACCGTTACAAAGGATGGCACTCCCTATCGTTTCAAAATTTACAGCCCGCCGGAACGCATCCAGCTACCGCAGGAAGCGATCGGAACGCTGAGTAAGAAGGAGCGCAAGTTATTTCAAGATGATCCGTCTGTTGAATTGAAAATAGTGATGGAACTGAACGAAAAGAAACAAGTCAAGCTGATGGATAATACCAAGCTCTACCTGTTTTACCCGCTGGAGATCGTTTCCGGCTTTCGTTTTATTATCCATAGTTATTTCATTGTCGACCCGGAACGCAAATCCCTGCGGGCTTCATCTGTCAACGAGCATATTCTTAAAGCGATCGGTGGCTACCTGGCTGGGGATTTGCTCAAAGCAATCAGCACTACGAAAACAAATATCACCCGGATCCTGACATTCAAGAGGCAGCCGGATGAGCAGTTGCAGGTATTGTACGACCATTTTGTGGAAAACCTAAAGAATAAAAAATTCATTTACGACGAGGTAACGAAAACTTATTATACCCTTGAGCAGGTGATCATTGCAGATGGCTTTGACAGGGACCTGTTCCCCGATGGTAAGCTCAATGGCAGGCAGCTCGTCTACATAGAAGACCAGGTAACCCTGAAATGGCTGTTGGACGAATTTGATGCATATTACCTAGAGTTTTCAAAAATAGCCAAAGAGATCGAGGGGGAATGTAAAAAGCAGGCGAAAGCCAGGAACGCAAGCTTTTTCCAGAACCTCTACAATTATGTGACGGCACATGAAGAATTGAACCTCACGGGCAAAAAGGTTTTGCTGACGGATCAGTGGAAGCTAGTAAGCAGTGAAGAAGACGTGCTGTACGGCGGTAATAAAAAGTCCATTAAACTTTCGCCGGAAATTAAAAGGAAAATCCATTTTATACACCCAGATATCAATATCACCGATTTCCGAGAAGGCCGGAGCCGCACGGGGATTGTTGAATACAGTACCTATCAACTGACGCGTCGTTTATTAAAACTGATGGCTCCGGATGGCGCACTGAATGCGGCTATCCTCAACGATTTGAGCAGACTGGAACTTGACAACAAATCCTGGGTAGAGATCCAGGAGAAGATCGTGCTACCCGTCAAGGATAGAGAAAAATGGCTTTCTCCGATCTATCACCCAGTCTATTTGGAATCGGCCGACTTGCGCCATCTCTACCCGGACGGAAAATTTGTCGATGAAACCGTTTTCAAGGATTACACGGCACAGCCTGACCAAGTTTTTGATTTTTTAAAACTTTGTGGCGCGTGGAATATCCCGGCGGTCTATGTTTCTTCCAAGGGTATCTATACGAGCCGAAACGATGAACGCGAAAAAAAACTGGTACAGTTGTCCGGCTTATCGACTACGCCTTTTACTCTCAATAATGACCGCCTGCTTGATATCCCTGTAAAACTGAATGATTGGTTTACGGCTGCGATCTTCAACAACTGGGGCCGGTACCAGGAATTTATTGGCGCCGACTATTTGTCGCGGATCCAGTTCTCCAATTCAAGCTCTTATTGGCGTAATGTACCCAAAGAGCTCACATTGGTTTATTCCGGATTTTTGAAATACCTTAAAAGCGCTGCTTGGATAAGTTTCAAAGGCGAGGAAGAATTTTACCGGCCGACTGACATAACTGGTATCGATCAGAAAGATTTCTTTAAGCCGCAAAACCAGGTGATCAAACGTTACCTCAAGGTTTTTCCAGTTGCTTTTGCCCATAAGAAAGTTATGCTGGACTTGCTGGGTATGCGGCATTTGGACGGGGATACGCTGGAAAATTACACGGGCCTTCTTAAAGCCGTATATGATCGCTATCGCGATAAGGACACGGACAACAAAGAGTTCGCGGATTTTTATAACCGGCTGCTTAATAAACTTTTTGACTTTTATTACTTTTCGAAAGGAGAAGCGGTAGACACGGCCCTGCTCGCCAAACAATGGTTTCTGGCCGTGGATGAGGTGAAAAATACGACTTACTGGAAGCGGGGCTCGGAGATCTTTTATATTGATGACCGTCCCAACTATGATATCTTACCGTTCAGCATCAAACAGGTTGTACAGCCCCAGTTCACCTTGAGCAACAAGCAAACTTTCGGTAAGATTGCAGCCAAGATAGGCACTAAGTTTTCGGATTCGATCACACGGCAATTGCTACATACAGATGCTTCCACAACCAGTAACTTACTCGACTACTTCGAGGAATTGCCGCAAAGTATCGCCATCCTGGAATATATGATTGACAAGGTACTGGACAAGGAACTAGAACTGATCAAAAATACCATCGTTAAAGAACGCGCCAGCATCCGTATCAATGTTTCTGTGGCTATTTCGCCGCCCATTCCGATTGAAACTGATTACTTTGTGGATCGCCAGGCTAACTATGAACTCCATATAAAAAGCGACCTCTTTACAAGCAGGAATAAGGTAATGGCGGAAGCCATCAACGCACTTTTTGTGGAGGTCACGAGTAGAGAACCACGTCGCTATCGCCTTGAATTATACCGGTTTTTAAATTCAAAACATCGCTCGGAATACCTGCATGAGTGCGAGATTACCGAGGAGCGGCTGCAGGAGATCCGGGAAAAATTAAGTTCCTCGACCTTGACCGGCCGACAAAAATTCTGGGACGCTGTTCTATCGGCCAAATCTATCAATGACCGAGAGGCTATATTTAACCAGACAAAGATCGACCTGCCTAGACTCGCCCTGCTATTGGAAACCAATACCGATACCATCAGTGAATTTTCCTCAGCTTTCCAGTTCAGGGAGACAAGTAAAGCAGATAACCTTGGCCCATTGAAAAAGTTACTGCATGCCATTCGCCTTAGTTTGCCTCAACTCAATGCCCATATTTATCCTAAACTGGATTTTCGGTATCTCTTTGATGCCGAACTCAGCCGTCTGAAAAACAAGTTCGAGAACGGGTTTAACGCAAATATTCATCGATATTTAAAGGATAAAAAACGGTCGGAGCAGCAAACTTATCTGGCCAAACTGGATGAATACCCCTCACAGTTAAAGGTAAACTGCCTAGTTGACCTACTCATCGATGACCCAGAAGAGCATTTTTTACAATTACTTCATACCCATTACGATTACCTGCCACTCAGCCGGAAAGATATCCGGGCCAGTTATGCGAGGTTTAATTTAAACCCGCTGTATCTACGGCAGCTCAACCAATTCAAATTGGAATTGAAAGCCGCGAAAATACCATGTACTGAAGAACAGGTAAATACATTCAAGGACACCCTAAAATGGGGTAGCCTCTTTTACTTTGAACAAACCACCTACCTTGTTCAGACTTTTAAGGTCTGGCTGGCCGGCCAGCAGACTAAGCCGGAACCGCGGCCAGATGCGGCGACAGATGATTTATTAGCCGAGTTGGATATCCGGGAAGACGAAATAATAGAGGACGTCACCACAGAAAGCGTCCCGCTGCCTGAAGGACACGGCGGCAGCGGCAAAGGAACCGGTTCCCACTATGACGGTGCGGCAAATGACGCCCAAAAGCAGAAGATTGGACTGGCGGCGGAACTAGTTGCATACCAACTATTGGCTAAGGCAAACACCGGGCTAAAATGGGTTTCCAAAAACGCCAGTAGGGCGCCGAAGAATCACCCAGGTTATAACCCGCAGGGCGATGACAAGTATGGCTATGATATCGAATATCTCGATTCGGATGGCAATAAATATTTTGTGGAGGTTAAAGGGCGTGGAGCCCATAACGATTCCTTTGAAATAACAAAGTATGAAGTGCAGAAGGCTTACGAGGTTAAGGACCTTTACCAAGTGATCCTTATAACTCATACGCAGGATAGTCAAAAACGCAGGATCAGGAACCTCGGCAACCTATTTATTCTGGATAAAGGAAAAGACTTTTTTGCTAATGATAAATTTACGGCCATTTATAAAAGTTTTGAGATTCGGTTTAATCAGGTTTGA
- a CDS encoding helix-turn-helix domain-containing protein produces MQIELLTKEELLKFKSELIQEIKQAIKSVDAQPKQWLRSSEVRALLKISSGTLQNLRIKGILPYEKIGGIFYYAYEDIIQLLGEIGNS; encoded by the coding sequence ATGCAGATCGAACTTCTTACCAAAGAGGAACTGTTAAAGTTCAAGTCCGAACTTATTCAAGAAATTAAGCAAGCCATCAAATCAGTTGATGCACAACCTAAACAATGGCTTCGTAGTTCAGAAGTCAGGGCGCTGTTAAAGATATCATCCGGTACGCTTCAAAACTTACGGATTAAAGGTATCCTGCCTTATGAAAAAATAGGAGGTATTTTTTATTATGCCTATGAGGATATAATTCAATTGCTGGGCGAAATCGGTAACTCATGA
- a CDS encoding BfmA/BtgA family mobilization protein: protein MKEEKVKSIRFTVGTDEKIEKLCLKLGRNKLQLFNQMVDYFLRSGKDPADNSDELLKKALSRNHDTYTSFIKAQEKLLLIPIRQDVSRMINSQEQIVKYFNEQILKVNKELLGNQQGIIKHLTETAVLMKNLREEQQGRSDLKMKFLYILNSYIKARDSFGFTTSAKEKEELILDTQKLITKL, encoded by the coding sequence ATGAAAGAAGAAAAGGTGAAGTCGATACGTTTTACAGTAGGTACTGATGAGAAAATTGAGAAGCTCTGTTTGAAATTAGGTAGGAATAAGCTTCAGTTGTTTAACCAGATGGTGGATTACTTCCTCCGTTCTGGTAAAGATCCCGCAGATAACAGCGATGAGCTATTGAAGAAAGCGCTCTCCAGAAATCATGATACCTATACCAGTTTCATTAAAGCTCAGGAAAAGCTCTTGCTGATTCCCATCAGACAGGATGTGAGCCGGATGATTAACAGTCAAGAGCAGATTGTTAAATATTTCAACGAGCAGATTTTAAAAGTGAATAAAGAACTATTAGGCAATCAGCAAGGGATCATTAAGCATTTAACCGAAACAGCTGTGCTGATGAAGAATTTAAGGGAAGAGCAGCAAGGCCGAAGCGATCTAAAAATGAAATTCCTCTATATTTTGAACAGTTATATTAAGGCCAGAGATAGTTTCGGCTTTACCACTTCGGCAAAAGAAAAGGAAGAATTGATCCTGGATACCCAAAAACTCATTACTAAACTCTAA
- a CDS encoding DUF5712 family protein: protein MHINITDSEKGNNKGSSAQLVHYLDKENRVNEDAKLEFWFNGSRADVPSYEVKMNLDGNIAKLCRDDAKFFLINISPSQKEIAHLKTLYSEQQLERKLKAYAIKVMDEYARNFKRPGIESHRDLLWYGKLEHYRYYGFNDPEVIQGLKELGKVKPGDQLHLQIIVSRKNISNKIKLSPMNKSRGRNLEHSKKVGEFDRSAFKNSGERVFDQAFDFKRGLAETFEYVNAQKNGSLEIRLAMEGKLRAVDQQKEYGRDMIQPIKSFLPAPKQHSFLDMLLAKSEYDPISMKPGKKKRKLRKGQQPEHGQGL from the coding sequence ATGCACATCAATATCACAGATAGTGAAAAAGGGAACAATAAAGGGAGCAGCGCACAGCTAGTACATTACCTGGATAAGGAGAATAGGGTGAATGAGGATGCGAAGCTTGAGTTCTGGTTTAATGGCAGCAGGGCAGACGTACCATCTTATGAGGTGAAAATGAATCTGGATGGCAATATTGCTAAGTTATGTAGGGATGATGCTAAGTTCTTTTTGATCAACATTAGCCCTAGTCAAAAAGAGATTGCCCATTTGAAAACTTTATATTCTGAACAGCAGCTAGAACGGAAGTTAAAGGCATATGCAATTAAGGTGATGGATGAATACGCCCGGAATTTTAAGCGACCTGGAATTGAAAGCCATCGGGATTTGCTTTGGTATGGGAAATTGGAGCACTACCGTTATTATGGTTTTAATGATCCCGAGGTCATTCAAGGCTTAAAAGAATTGGGGAAAGTAAAGCCTGGAGATCAATTGCACCTACAGATTATAGTCAGCCGCAAAAATATCAGCAATAAAATTAAACTCAGTCCGATGAATAAATCCAGGGGAAGGAATTTGGAGCATTCTAAAAAGGTTGGGGAGTTCGATCGTTCTGCGTTTAAGAATTCCGGAGAAAGGGTGTTTGATCAGGCTTTTGATTTTAAACGTGGCCTGGCCGAGACTTTTGAATATGTAAATGCCCAAAAGAACGGGAGTCTGGAGATTAGACTAGCGATGGAGGGTAAATTAAGAGCTGTGGATCAACAGAAAGAGTATGGTCGGGATATGATTCAGCCAATTAAATCTTTCTTGCCTGCACCTAAGCAGCACAGTTTTTTGGATATGCTGCTGGCTAAATCAGAATACGATCCGATTTCAATGAAACCAGGAAAGAAAAAAAGAAAACTGAGAAAAGGACAGCAGCCGGAGCATGGGCAGGGCTTATAG
- the mobC gene encoding conjugal transfer protein MobC produces the protein MNTGEDLQSLRKIIDFTRLISLFILSIHFYLCCYLVFRHWGWTAEISDRIISAIAKTGLFSSILKPKLVSLLLLVVSLFGIKGKKQEKIQIAAIVVYLLAGGVFYFSSILCFYLNIGAELVTVLYISLTTGGYLLILAGGAKLSRVIKDKLRPDIFNLENETFPQEERLLENEYSVNLPAKYRLRAKIRDSWINVINPFRGLLVSGSPGAGKSYFVIRHVIDQHLKKAFSMFIYDFKFDDLSKIAYNKLLKYQHHYKIKPKFYVINFDDLNRSHRCNPLDPEAMEDITDATEASRTIMMGLNREWIKKQGDFFVESPINFLTAIIWYLRKYENGKYCTLPHVIELMQVDYDRLFAVLLQQEEIKVLVNPFISAWQNKAMAQLEGQIASAKIGVARLCSPQLYYVLSGNDFTLDVNNPDEPKVICMGNNPQKLQIYGAVLSLYVSRMIKLVNRKGQLKSSLVFDEFPTIYFNNMDSLIATARSNQVATTLAVQDFSQLRKDYGAEQADVIVGIVGNIISGQVTGDTAKQLSESFGKIMQDRESRSINSADVSISRSTQLDFAVPAAKISSLSSGEFVGMVADNPDQKIKLKMFHAEIQNDHSGIAGEEASYRPIPIVEMVSALDIKENYEKIKRDIEELVADRLVGLEPGGDTMGEQEQSASL, from the coding sequence ATGAATACTGGAGAAGATTTGCAGTCACTACGAAAGATCATTGATTTTACCAGGCTGATCAGTCTGTTTATTTTGTCCATCCATTTTTACCTCTGCTGTTATTTGGTATTCCGACATTGGGGTTGGACGGCGGAGATCAGTGATCGTATCATTTCCGCTATCGCTAAAACCGGTTTATTTAGTAGTATATTAAAGCCAAAATTGGTCAGTTTATTATTACTTGTGGTTTCTTTGTTCGGGATCAAAGGGAAAAAGCAGGAGAAGATCCAGATAGCTGCAATTGTGGTTTATCTATTGGCAGGTGGAGTCTTTTATTTTAGCAGTATACTTTGCTTTTATTTAAATATTGGTGCAGAGCTGGTCACAGTATTATATATTAGTTTAACCACTGGTGGTTATTTGCTGATCCTTGCCGGTGGAGCCAAGCTCAGTAGGGTCATTAAGGATAAGTTGCGTCCAGATATTTTCAACCTGGAAAATGAAACTTTTCCTCAAGAAGAACGGCTTCTGGAGAATGAGTATTCAGTTAACCTTCCTGCAAAATACCGTTTGAGAGCCAAAATCAGAGACAGCTGGATTAATGTGATCAATCCTTTTAGGGGACTGCTGGTATCGGGTAGTCCTGGTGCGGGTAAGTCTTACTTTGTAATCCGTCACGTTATCGATCAGCATTTGAAAAAGGCTTTTTCTATGTTTATATACGATTTCAAGTTTGATGATCTCTCCAAGATTGCTTACAACAAGCTATTAAAGTATCAGCATCATTATAAAATAAAACCCAAATTTTATGTGATTAATTTTGATGATTTGAACCGTAGTCATCGTTGCAATCCCTTAGATCCTGAGGCGATGGAAGATATTACGGATGCTACTGAGGCGAGTAGGACTATTATGATGGGGCTAAACCGGGAATGGATTAAAAAACAGGGTGATTTTTTTGTCGAGAGTCCAATTAATTTTTTAACGGCAATCATTTGGTATTTGCGTAAATATGAAAATGGCAAGTATTGTACCTTGCCGCATGTGATTGAGCTGATGCAGGTGGATTATGATCGGCTTTTTGCGGTGTTGTTGCAGCAAGAGGAAATCAAGGTACTGGTGAATCCTTTTATTTCTGCCTGGCAGAATAAGGCGATGGCGCAACTAGAGGGGCAGATTGCTTCTGCTAAAATAGGCGTGGCTAGATTGTGCTCACCCCAATTGTATTATGTGCTCAGTGGGAATGATTTTACCTTGGATGTAAATAATCCGGATGAGCCTAAGGTGATTTGTATGGGTAATAATCCACAAAAGCTGCAAATTTATGGAGCGGTGCTTTCGCTTTATGTTTCCAGAATGATCAAACTGGTGAACCGTAAGGGTCAACTTAAAAGTAGTTTGGTGTTTGATGAGTTTCCGACAATTTATTTCAACAACATGGATAGTTTGATTGCTACCGCTAGAAGTAATCAAGTGGCGACCACTTTGGCGGTACAAGATTTTAGTCAATTGAGAAAGGATTATGGAGCTGAACAGGCTGATGTAATTGTGGGGATTGTAGGTAATATCATCAGTGGACAGGTAACTGGTGATACGGCGAAACAACTGAGCGAATCCTTTGGGAAGATCATGCAGGATAGAGAGAGTAGGAGCATCAACAGTGCGGATGTTTCGATCTCCAGGTCTACTCAATTGGATTTTGCGGTACCGGCAGCGAAGATCTCATCTCTTTCATCAGGTGAGTTTGTGGGGATGGTGGCTGATAATCCAGATCAGAAGATTAAGCTGAAGATGTTTCATGCGGAAATTCAGAATGATCATAGTGGGATTGCCGGCGAGGAGGCGTCTTATAGACCAATTCCAATTGTAGAAATGGTTAGTGCTTTGGATATCAAAGAGAATTATGAAAAGATCAAAAGGGATATTGAGGAGCTAGTTGCAGATCGGTTGGTGGGGTTGGAGCCTGGAGGTGATACTATGGGAGAACAGGAGCAATCTGCTTCGTTATAA
- a CDS encoding JAB domain-containing protein: METLQIQNDLLNISEIKISYQPKFKASERPQISCSKQGYEIMKAYWNVDTIAFQEEFKILLLNRNNRLLGVYHVGTGGMSGVVVDAKLVFCAALKAAASSIMLFHNHPSGNLKPSTADIQITNRLVQIGKFMDMPILDHIIITPDDGYYSFADEGLI, encoded by the coding sequence ATGGAAACCCTGCAAATTCAAAATGACTTACTAAACATTTCCGAAATCAAAATCAGTTACCAGCCAAAATTCAAAGCGAGTGAAAGACCTCAGATCAGTTGTTCTAAGCAGGGATATGAAATCATGAAAGCATATTGGAATGTTGATACTATTGCTTTTCAAGAAGAATTTAAGATTTTATTATTAAACCGGAATAACCGCCTGTTAGGTGTTTATCATGTTGGGACAGGAGGGATGTCAGGGGTTGTTGTTGATGCAAAGCTAGTTTTTTGTGCGGCTTTGAAGGCGGCTGCAAGCTCTATTATGTTGTTTCATAACCATCCGTCAGGGAATTTAAAACCAAGTACAGCTGACATTCAGATCACAAATCGGTTAGTTCAGATTGGAAAATTTATGGATATGCCTATTTTGGATCATATTATTATAACTCCTGATGATGGTTATTATTCCTTTGCAGATGAGGGGTTGATTTAA
- a CDS encoding SIR2 family protein, with the protein MAISLSEFVKFYPLRASRLIWLFGAGSSVSAGVPSAYDLTWDFKRRIYCAEQAYPLNLFSNLTDSGIREQIQNFFDAQGNCPPFDSSEEYSYYFERAFSSARDRSEYIAKQTSGMQLTYGHKVMGILMKHGHLNLVFTTNFDKAFENIASSQFQKLESWYAADLDSGDNGMKFFQTGKRPLIVKLHGDYFSDKIKNTTDELQNQDKKLRDILSISLDTNGLCLMGYSGRDKSIMDVLHESVKKSNSFSNGLFWFTRSGSTPLQEVVDLIEAAKTNGKQAEIVEIETFDTAWADLIKGFDNIPQNDFENLNKHYHRISNQPLPDVGRKYPLLRLNAIPILKYPATARLYKCDGGNTKDIKEHITKSGTQILAIRKQPGIVGFGPDEDFKKAFEDYGDYRTDIFQITEKDLMYEDSAMKGLITASLLRALVDGKPLRSSKRRERHLLFPDPKKLSDPIFNSLKRVLTTISGVVPRTRLTWVVALEINIQYVLSKPLLVLTPTIIASKASDRAESKLVSPFIKEFTARWYNQKYDAILNSWLDVLFDSNKEIIVTAYQRPIGGINASFTLSRTTAFTKTN; encoded by the coding sequence TTGGCAATATCATTATCTGAATTCGTTAAATTTTACCCCTTAAGAGCAAGTAGGCTGATATGGTTGTTTGGAGCTGGTAGTTCGGTGTCAGCGGGAGTTCCCTCGGCATACGATCTCACATGGGATTTTAAAAGAAGAATATATTGTGCTGAGCAGGCATATCCTTTGAATTTGTTTAGTAATCTTACCGATTCCGGGATCAGGGAACAAATACAAAATTTTTTCGATGCACAGGGAAACTGTCCTCCTTTTGATAGTTCGGAAGAATATTCTTACTATTTTGAACGAGCATTTTCATCAGCAAGAGATCGAAGTGAGTATATCGCAAAGCAAACTTCTGGCATGCAATTAACTTATGGGCATAAGGTGATGGGTATATTAATGAAACATGGGCATCTCAATTTAGTCTTCACTACAAATTTTGATAAGGCTTTTGAGAATATTGCAAGTTCTCAGTTTCAAAAACTTGAAAGTTGGTACGCCGCAGATTTAGATAGTGGTGACAACGGTATGAAGTTTTTTCAGACTGGTAAGCGACCATTGATTGTTAAACTTCATGGCGATTATTTTTCAGATAAAATAAAAAACACTACAGACGAACTTCAAAACCAAGATAAGAAGTTAAGAGATATACTATCTATTTCATTAGACACAAATGGACTTTGTCTAATGGGTTATAGCGGGAGAGATAAATCAATAATGGACGTACTACATGAGTCTGTTAAAAAATCCAATTCATTTTCAAACGGATTATTTTGGTTTACAAGATCAGGAAGTACGCCATTACAAGAGGTTGTGGACTTAATTGAAGCAGCAAAAACAAATGGGAAGCAAGCTGAAATTGTAGAAATAGAAACTTTTGACACTGCATGGGCTGATCTTATAAAAGGTTTTGATAATATACCCCAGAATGATTTTGAAAATCTAAATAAACATTACCATAGAATAAGCAACCAACCTTTGCCAGATGTAGGGAGAAAATATCCACTATTAAGATTAAATGCAATTCCAATTTTAAAATATCCTGCAACTGCACGGTTATATAAATGCGACGGAGGTAACACTAAAGATATTAAGGAGCATATTACTAAAAGTGGTACTCAAATTTTGGCAATAAGAAAACAACCTGGAATTGTTGGATTTGGACCTGATGAAGATTTCAAAAAAGCTTTCGAGGACTATGGTGATTACCGCACTGATATATTTCAGATAACTGAAAAGGATCTCATGTATGAAGATTCTGCAATGAAAGGATTGATTACAGCATCACTACTGAGGGCTCTTGTTGACGGTAAACCTTTAAGGTCGTCTAAGAGAAGAGAAAGGCACCTTCTATTTCCTGACCCAAAAAAGTTATCAGACCCAATCTTCAATTCCCTCAAAAGAGTCCTAACAACCATTTCGGGCGTGGTGCCAAGAACACGGTTAACATGGGTTGTTGCTCTTGAAATAAACATCCAATATGTTTTATCAAAACCTCTACTGGTATTAACCCCGACAATAATCGCATCAAAAGCATCAGATAGAGCTGAAAGTAAACTCGTATCCCCATTTATTAAGGAGTTTACGGCACGATGGTATAACCAGAAATATGACGCAATACTGAATAGCTGGTTAGATGTTCTGTTCGATTCTAATAAAGAAATTATAGTAACTGCATATCAACGACCCATTGGAGGAATTAATGCATCTTTTACACTTTCACGAACCACAGCATTTACCAAGACAAATTAA